The following is a genomic window from Solanum stenotomum isolate F172 chromosome 4, ASM1918654v1, whole genome shotgun sequence.
AAATAGCTAACTACAAGAAATCAAATTTAAGAAGACAAACGTAAAGGTTAACAGATGCATTGAATTCAAACGACATGTGAAGGAACTTACTCATATagtattagtaaaaataaattgaattgagGCAGAATTTTCGTATctttatgctttttttttttcaaaaaaatttattgacCCAATGTGGCCACTACAAAATTGGTTTAGGAAtgttcaagattttttttttttggtggcgACTTTGGTTGCCGCTAATCAAGATTGTACCTAAGTGAAACTTATGAAAGTacgccacataaattagaacagaACACAAAGgtatatatcatatatgtttatattcaattcaaaagtaaaacattacaaggaaaaaaaaaacacaaatcaaattcatttttcaCACAATTTATAACAATCCACCATCTTttgcttaaataatttttttcagtAAGTAAGATGAACAGTAATCCTTAACAATGTCTCAGCACCATCAGTAACATGTTGCCCTGCTGGTATAAGTGAACGAATTTCCGCGAATCCGCAAGCATTTTTAAATTTACCAGTTCCTCCTGTAACTGAAATTCTTGACATTGTACTTCCAATTCTATAAACTCCGAAAAAATTGAGGCTATCGCCATATTCGCCTCCTTCCATCATGGCGGTAAACGCCATCATTTGAGTAGTTCCATCTGCAGAACTTGAAACATATACACCTTGTGCTTTTCCAAGTTTTTGTGTCCCTAACTCAGGGGACAATGTCAAGTAGTCATCGATAACTGTAATGGTACCTGTCCagacataatataattaagattgttaaaattgtgatttttctaGTGACGTAAGAATTTTTGGATAAGATGTTTACATAGTAAATTCAACATGGTGTTAGAGCAGGTAAGTGTTATTGGATTCAAATTGCACAATTCCACCTTAAAAAGTAAGAGAGATACTTCCACATGTTTGACTAATGAAAACGAATCAGACGCTCATGTTGACATATAATATAGTTAAggtagatgagatggtcacacaatccaatgtgtttggcaaataataaataatcacGTTGACACGTCATTGAGACATGGTAAAGAACACATTAAAGATCCTAGGTTCTAATCTTACCGCTATATACCTACAAATAGCAAAGAAAAAGGCCAATGAAAAAGAAGCAGACCTACACGCGAAGGCCATGTTGAGACATGAATAGTATGTAATCAAGCAAGTGGTCCTATGTTCAAATCTCATCATcacagaaaaaaaaagaaaaaactaaccaaaaaaaaagaatcaagacAACATGTGAGAAGCATGTAAAGACATAATATAAGTTTTAAGGTAATCAAAAGTATAATATCTCTCTAACAGCTTAAACTTTTACGTACCAAACCCGAGGCCCAATCCATCAGGGCCTAATTGAGTAGTCACACCACTAGCTTGGCCATTCTGATTTCCAGCAAATATTGTGCCTGCTAAGCCAGTTCCTAGTGGAACACCATTGATATTAAATGTTGGAATTGCACCATTAGAATTAGGAATTGCTACACCATCGTTAGGTGGTTGAAAACCTAAAGGCCTTGCAAAAGGAACTTGTCCACTATAAATATTGCCTAATAATCCGGTAATTGGTCGAGCTGTTGGATTATTTCCTCCCAGAATATCATGCATGTATAACTCGAATATCGATCCTTCGGGAACTTGAGTGTCAATTGCAACAACAAGGGGTGACAATTTGGTTATTGCTACTAAGAAAATTGCAAAGAAAACGGAATATGGTGATAACATTTTGAGATTTTGGTTATACGGAaaaacaaagtttttttttcttgtttatgatttgtttgattgaTTATGAAATTATGGTCAAGATTGAAActatatatagaaatataatCATAAGTGGGACATAATGGAGTTGTTGTGACATGGAGTTATGGTGCAATTGTTGGTGttttttttccaacttttttGGTGCAATTGTTGGAGTTATTCCAACAAAACCTCACAAAATTTTTTGTCATTATTCATTATGTAACAATAAAAAGTTCTATACATGATTAATTTGTGTTATAGAATGTGTTAGAGTGAGTTGGTTACATTTTGTTAAACAAGGATTAGCTTAATTCTTGAACCTAATCCATCTTTAGTTCTTCCTTTTGTTTATTCTTataatatttcttatgtttgaTTGTTTTCTTCCACCATTCATGTAAAGCAAACTCCAATGTTCATCACTGCAATAACAGCGAAAAATGACGGAAGTCGATTTTACAGGGCGGTACTATATGTTGTTTTTGTTactatttgttatttcttgtattttttttgggaCTATTTTTTCTCTTGAGTCGAGGATCTATCGGAAACAGAGTAGGAAAAAGGTTTACATATACTCTAGCCTCTCCAGACCTCATTTTGTGAGATTATACtgagtatattattatttttgttgttgaatatgAATAATTCATATAGCTAACCCCGATTAGAT
Proteins encoded in this region:
- the LOC125861929 gene encoding dirigent protein 18-like produces the protein MLSPYSVFFAIFLVAITKLSPLVVAIDTQVPEGSIFELYMHDILGGNNPTARPITGLLGNIYSGQVPFARPLGFQPPNDGVAIPNSNGAIPTFNINGVPLGTGLAGTIFAGNQNGQASGVTTQLGPDGLGLGFGTITVIDDYLTLSPELGTQKLGKAQGVYVSSSADGTTQMMAFTAMMEGGEYGDSLNFFGVYRIGSTMSRISVTGGTGKFKNACGFAEIRSLIPAGQHVTDGAETLLRITVHLTY